Sequence from the Gracilinanus agilis isolate LMUSP501 chromosome 6, AgileGrace, whole genome shotgun sequence genome:
TCTCACTCTCTGGTTGCCCTTCTGAGGTTCCAATCTGATTGACCATTACTTCTGTTATGTCAATGTCCCATTGAAACACACCTGCACTGATGCTTATGTGGTGGGGTCATTGGGGTGACCAATGCTTGCATGATATCCTTGACTTGCTTTATCATCTTTGTGGTCTCCTAAGCTGTTATATTGCTCTCCCTCAGGACTTGCTCCTCAGAGGGGGAGATAAAGGCTCTCTGCACCTTTTCTTCTCATGTTATTGTGGTAATTTTGTTCTTCATACCTTGCATCTTCATCTATATGTGGCGCTCAACTAACTTTCACAGAAGATAAGATGGTAGTTGTGTTCTATACCACCATAACCCCCAGGTTGAATCCACTGATCTATACCCTGAGGAATGCAGAAGTAAAGAATGCCTTAAAGATTTGGTGGGCcaagaaagtgatggaagaaACAAATTGCTAGATGAGACAACTACGATTTTACCAAGTAAGAAAGGGATGGGAGAAAAGCTtccttataattttcctttaaaccTGTCCCTCACATGACTTACTAAAGACTTGGTCATTTTTACCCCTCAAATCAACTCcctctttataatttcttttactttgtcCTTTATCCATTTAATATCCACATGGCATGGATAACTCTTCATCTGGCCTTGTTTACCTGATATACCACTCACTaggcatgtgtatatatatatatatacatatacatgcctAGTGAGTGGTATAATGTGTAGTCAACTCTTCATAGAAGCAGAAAAAACATGATTAGATAGTATATTGTGACATTTGTTCTTGGGATAGCAATAACAAGTAATGCCTAacctttattaaattattaaatggcTACCAGCCCACTGCATTTTTAGATCCTGGTAATACATAGTCTTATAGGTTTGATAGGAATTCAagatttcttttgtaaaattttgttaatttacaattttattttttacaattatatgtaaaataatttttatcattaaagaaaaagttttgaaTTCTGTATTATCTCCATCTCAtactttcctcttcattcttgagaaggcaagcaattatCTATAGGTTAAACATGTgccatcatgcaaaacatattttatcattagtcatgttgtgaaagaagacacaggccagaaaacaagcaagaaaaataaagaaaaaatttaaaagtatgctgTTATTTGTATTCAGATGCTATCAGTTTTTTCCCTGGGGTGTGTATAGTATTTTCCATCATAAGTTCTTTGGAATAATTTTGAATCATTCAATTGCTGAAAAGAGCTAAGTCACTCACAAttcattagaaatattaatttttctgcatataatgttctcatgGCTATGCTTGTTtgactttgtattagttcatgtaaatctttccagtttcttttttgaGAGAAATCACTTGTTATCTCTTAGAGCACAATCTCATTCTATcgtaatcatataccacaacttgtttagtcattcctcattGATGGGCAtgttctcaatttctaattctttgccaccacaaaaagctgttctaaatatatttaacaaattaaaatccttttccttttttttaaaaatctgagataCAGACCttgtaatggtatttctgggtcataGGTATGCCCTATTTTGTAGTCtttgaatatatgaatatatgaattcAGGATTTCTATGAAATACTAGGAATTTCTTGgagaaaaatgagttttttaaattCCCCATGCCACAGCTTATATGAATGGAGAAAGAAGTTCCTTCTTAGTTTTTTGACTCATATTTTCAGTTGGGCCTACGTTTGGATGATGACACAAACCATGGATTCTGAATTGCAGCCCTGCTTAGGGATTAGGCTTTGGGATCTAGTATGACTTGGAATTCATGAAAGTGGGTGATTTCCCTTGTCCCATTTACTGGCAGGGAGTGTTGAATGATTTTAGCTTTGAGTAGCCCAACATGAATTGAGCATATTTCACAACTATTCTATGCAAAGATCTTTTCTACCATCCTGATACCCTGGTATGGTGAAAGTAATATTAATTCAGATTTTCCCCATGTTTTGCTAAGATTCCTCACACCTaaaatcaaagaatatttatGAGACTTAATTGATCTGAGATACTATTGCCatgaactcatcttcctgtttGGATAGATGTATAAaagaatttcatcatctgtaaagtgaggtggagaagggaaatggcaaactattctagcatctttgtcaagaaaaccccccaagggggccacaactgaaaatgactgaataacaggaATACATTAAAGAAAGCTAGTGCAAAAGGAGTCGGTGCCCCAGTCACTCTCCTCAGGTGATTAGATGCAATTCTGTGTGGATAAGAGGGGGAATGCATCAATTTGAACCACTTCTGTCTCCTTGCTGAGTTTTGATTCAGAGCCATGGATCATCACACCTTTTTATTAACTATTAGATTGTCTCtgactgtcttttttctttctaattttctttttaattctaatttcaaACCTAACCTACCAGACTCTTAAAGTCAGACATGATCTCTAAAACTTAGCTTTTATCTACTGATGGCTTTGATTGCCAATTTTCCTTATTGGAGCTTCAGCACATCACTTGGTTTCTCACTTCCCAATTAATGCCCCATCGTTCAATACAGTAGGATGGTGTAGAGGTAGACAGACCTCTACACTGCATAAATCCATGTAATTTGGGATTGTGATACTTCAAATCCCTTCCTCACAGCACTATGGTGAGGACCAATGGATACCATGTTTatcaaagtactttgtaaatattaaagagCCATGTACATACATATGAACTTATTTCAGGGGGCTATTCTGAGGTCAATTCTACAGAAATAAAAGGGCagtatttttaaagaagagaaacaacCTAGTCTTGAGTGCTAAACTCAATACTTGACATTCCATGGTTGTACTGATCACAGACTCTTTTCCAGGCACCCCCAACCTCCTAACAGGTTCAGTCTGGTGAACTTTTTCAAGTACAGATCATCACCTTTGGGTATCAAAAGATATGGCAGATAAGATTGCTAGCTACTGTCAATGATCTTTAGAAGACTATAGAGATGGGAGTctggcaaaaatgaataaattcagacatgctgattttaaaaaagaaaagaataagatctAAAAACTAGTGATCTTAATTTTGGTTCTTAGAAAATTCTAGCATTTCAAGTGAGAACGCCACAGTTTTTTTCTCTAAAGGATAAGTTTATAATTGCTGATTAAAACTGGCAAGTTCATAATTGCCAATTAAAATCTACTTGGCATACAGAATCCTAGTAGataataaaggattttaaaaaaggattctttgttataatagctggtatttatatagtgctttctgttttgcaaaacattttacaaatagtatttcatttgaacctcacaacaaccctgggaggtaggtactattattattactaattgatagatggggaaattgaggcaaaagagggtaaatgacttgctgagtATGATACAGCTAGAAAATCTGGGTCTTCCTGTTTCCGTGTGCAAActtctagccactgtaccaccaaaCTGCCTGTAATTTTGAAGAACTGGATTGAACATATATAGAAGAAAGTAGAGATCACCAGAAGCTAGCATGGCTTGATTACAAAAAAGTTATTCCAGATGAATGGTATTTCCTTTCTTGATAGGGTCACTAAACTGCTACATCAGGGGAATGATGCGGACATCATTCCCAAAAATTTCAACAAAGCTCCTAATGAAGTTTCCTatgctattcttgtggaaaagagagaagaacatgAGCTTTTTATTGCTGTTGATTCATtgcagttgtgtctaactctttgtgactccatatgttttttgttttttattttttggcaaggGTACAGGGAtgctttgtgatttccttctccagctcattttacaaatgaggaaactgagtcaaatagcattaaatgacttgcctacaatCACATAAttaatgagatttgaactctggtcttcctaatgTCAGGTATATGGCTCTGCCCCCTTTGCCACATCACTGTGGTTAGGTATGAACTAGATGGTAATAAAATTAGATGATTTTGGTTGATGGGGGAGCTAAAGCCCAGAGAAGGAGAGTGGCCTAGCCAACATCATCATGAAGACAGGAAAAGCTTCTCAGTTTTCTGATTGCCATTGTAATTCTTCCCACTAATCTCTGCTACTTCAGAATTGTACAATAAATTAGATATGAAGTTTTGTGATGAAATCCCAGGTTTACTCACTTGTCTATTTCTATTCCCCAATCTCCCTTTCAGATGCACATCATTTCCTGGAACAGTGTGAGACTTAGATCACTATGTAACTAATAGAAGCAAACCCCAACCTTTTCCCAAGCCATCATTTTGTTGGCAGAGTTTCTTCCTATGGGACTGGGGATGACCTCAGGGAACGTGATCTCTTGATCATAGCTACTGGTTTAgttcattttttataaagttaGGAAATCTCAGAACTGAGGTCTTACATTTGACATCTCTTCTGGGTAGGTATAAGTCCTTTCATGTGTGGAGGACTTTGGCTGTTGGCTTGGCTGCCTCTGGCAGTTTTTGCTATTTTCTAGGGGCAGGAAGACCAAAGAATTGACAGGAAGATCTTGATCCAGAACCTGGGTAATTCATCTTTTAAGGGAACTGAGTTTTCTTGTTTTCAGAGACCACAGAAAATTTGGGATTATAGCCTGGGGAGGGAAGGCACCAGTTATAACCTGGGATTTAGCAAAAACAAGGAGATAGATGGTGTTGTGAGGAAAGAAAGCAGGGAATTAGAATAGGAATTGTGAGTGGGCATTTTTTTGGTGGACAGGGGACATAGCTACTCGGAGAATTATTTTTGCTCTGTTATACAGATTTGTAATAGGttttgttgtatttattttctcaGTGGGTGTGGGAAGAGCATATGAGATAGAATTcagacataaaaaaaataaaactgcatAAAAAACCCTAGAGATATTTGGGAGTTTTCTTCTTATCAATGATTTCCTTCAGAGAAGATGCTTGGAAGTAGAATCTTTGCATCAAAGTATGTGaacattttaatgattttattttcataattccaaattactttctcaGATGACTGTGTCATTTCACAGCCCTACTAACTatgtattcatccatatcttccCACGATGCCTCCaaaattgatttgttttttcatcttgtgtcatctttgccaatttactGCAGTAAAACCtcagggttttaaaatattttcatttttcttagtttttagtgatttggaacattttaattaacattttgtaGCTCTTCTTTTGAGAGCTATTTGCTAATTTCCTTTGGCCTTTGCATTTATGTATCAGTTAATGGTTGTTAGTCTTATGAATATCTGTTATAGaaacacttaaaatatatttgtttgatAATTCTTCACACTAAGCCTCATTTGACAGTTGCTAGCTAAAACAACCTTCCTGATAACCTGCTTTCCTCCTATAGGGAGGCTTTGGAGTAAATCCAAGCTATTGTTGGTCTGATTTTCCCCTGTGATCATTCCAAAGAGGAAGGATTTAATCCTACTAGAACTCTTGTTACTACAATATTGCCTCCAAAATCTGTTCCTCTTCACCTTGATATTTGTAAATGACATCTCCTTCCTTTTCAATGAttaaacaaacccttaccttccatcttagaatctctaAGTATCCATTTCAGGAGAGAAGAGTggaagagctaagcaatgggagttaggtgacttgcccatgttcacagagttagaaagtgtctgaggccagatttgaatccaggattttcCAACTCCAGACATggttctctatttactgagccatctagccactCTGGATGCTTATTGTAAAAATGGCTTTCAACAATTTTTACTTAGCATAATGTTGTTTGATTCTCAGACTTTCAGAttttattaccccattttactgttgtgaaaactgagactaaaagattaagaaccttgtccaacatcacatagctaacaagtgtctgaagtAGAATGAGAACCTGAATCTTCCTTACTGTTAGACCAATGGCATTTCTATCACTTGACCTCTTGGTATTTACCTTGGAAAAATTCTCAGTGCATTAGCATAAAAAAGTCCTAATTGGGCTTAgactttcctcccttctcccttcccttctgtttctgttgTTGCCTCTCCTTAAGAGATTGTCTTGGAATATTTAATGATGAAGATAATCccacagtttttttaaaaatactggaaTAGAATTTACTTTgagtaaaaattatttaaatgttcaTTAAACTTTCAAAGGATTAAATAGGACACATAGAATCTGCCATGGaccaaacactttacaaatattaccccatttcattttcataagaAACCTTGGAGAAaggttataaatttttccctgtaTGATgtcctaaaatttcttttttcaaacctttttCAGGAAGTCTAATAACTGTAAATGAATTCTCTTTATTCCATCTTCTAGTTCCATCATCTTTACttgtaaataaaattatcaagTCTTTGTCTAGATgagttctttgattttcttttgtttactgtTTCAGATATTTGACTTCcatcaaaataatattattaCACAGAACAtccatattattataaaaatttctaCAGCTTTCTCCAATTATGAAGTTACTTTTTGGTTATATATTTTTGGGAATAATTCATGCCAGATAGCTTAATAGATAGATTCTAAAAAAAGTTTATAAGACAATGTGAACTTtcattaaaattttccattttaattttgtcattattgttaattcattaatttttcccCTTGGTCTCTTCCCCTTaggttattttaatataaaatatgtattaattgCATTAGTGATTTTCTCTCCTGTCCTTGTTATTTACTTGCCAGTTTCTATTGTTTTTCTGAGAGAGTAGTGTCTTCCTAACCTTTTTGCCTGCCATTTCTTCTCTACCATTCACTTAAATATACATGATAACCTCAAAGTCTTAGAGgtattttaagctttaatatgTTAAAACTTcaataaggggggcagctgggtagctcagtggattgagagccaggcctagagacgggaggtcctaggttcaaatccggccttagacacttcccagctgtgtgaccctgggcaagtcacttgacccccattgcctacccttaccaatcttccacctataagtcaatacacagaagtgaagggtttaaaataaaaaaaaattcaataagatCTTTAAAAGCTTTAATAGCCTAAAATTGCAGAGACTTTTGAGActccatgtatatgtatatagagaacAGAGGACAAAGCTTGGAAGGTGAtagttttttttgcattttccccTTGTTCAGGATgccatataaatatgtgtgtatatgcacacacatctctttatgtaaatatgtgtgtataggcacctacatataaaatatatatacaatacttgttcatgcaatacatatataacattaGATAGAGaactgaactcagaaagacttgagtttaaatttaatcctcaaacactagctgtatgatcttggaaaagtcacttaaaagctgtctgcctcagtttccttatgtgtaaaatgaagataatatatcacaacttgtttagccattccccaattgataagcatcctcacatttttgaagtttttgaaaccagaaagagaaTTGGTTGAAGAATTTATGGATTATTAATTTGTAGAAAACAAGACTAAGAGACAACATATGagctcatttaaaatttttgaaagatgTCACGTAAAacaaagatttgatttttttctatttggactTGAAGGAGTGAATAAGGAGCAATGCCTGAATGTAGCTAAAAGAATGATTCTAGCTGAATTGTTGGGAAGATTGCCTTATGGTGGGAGCTTTCTCAATATAGAATTAGCTGCCTCACATTATTTTACATTCATTCTTATTACATTCAGCCTCAGAGAGAGGCTAAATAACTACGTAATTTGCACAGGGGATTCTCTTTTGAGTTGGCTAAAGTAGATAAATTCTGAGATCTTTTCTGAATGCAATTCTATACCAAATTTATTGCTACAGGATTAGGAAAACAATTgtgaataaaatatatcaaatgtTGTGGAGTTATTCGgaattaagaagaaaatttaCATTAAGAATAAAACATTCAtggtacttttttcttttgtcttactTCAAGCCTAGTAAGTTTCTCTTGAACTGATATGACATGATTGGATTCCATGGCCATAACAAACAACGTGACCCAGCTAATCTTTACAGGACTCTTCCAGGATCAAGAAGTACAGAGAGTGTGTTTTGTGGTTTTTCTTCCAATGTATGTAGCCACAATGTTGGGCAATGGCCTCATCATCTTGACTGTCAACATGAGCAAGAGTCTGAGCTCTCCCATGTACTTCTTCCTCAGCCACTTATCCTTAGTAGAGATTTGTTACTCTTCCACAGTTGTTCCTAAATTTATTTCTGGCTTATTGACTGAGAACAAAACTATCTCTTTGGATGGCTGCATCACCCAGATCTTCTTTTTCCACTTCTTTGGAGTTGCTGAGATCCTCCTGCTTACGGTGATGGCCTATGATCGATATGTGGCCATCTGTAAACCCCTCCATTATATGACCATCATGAGCCGTCCTGTGTGTCGTGTGCTGGTGGTTAGTTCCTGGCTTGGGGGCATGTTTCACTCTGTGATTCAGATTCTCATCACTGTTCAGTTGCCCTTCTGTGGTCCCAATGTGATTGATCACTATTTCTGTGACCTCAATCCCTTGTTCAAGCTTGCCTGTACTGATACTTTTGTGGAAGGAATTATTGTGTTTGCTAACAGTGGTGTAATTGCTTCATGTTTCTTTCTCCTCTTGATTTCTTCTTACGTTGTCATCTTGGTTCACTTGAGAAACCAGTCAGCAGAGGGGAGACGCAAAGCTCTTTCCACTTGTGCCTCCCACATCACTGTTGTTCTCTTATTCTTTGGTCCTGCCATCTTTCTCTACTTGAGGCCATCTTCTACCTTTACTGAAGACAAACTTGTGTCTGTGTTCTATACAGTGGTTACTCCAATGTTGAATCCCATCATCTATTCTTTGAGAAATGCAGAAGTGAAGAATGCTATGAAGAGgttgtggggaaaaaaatgaatttcagcAGGGAATGAAAATGGACTTGTGAAGACAATGAACACTGACTTGCAGGGTAGTGGTTATATAAATATTGATGCATATATAATGTAATGGATAAAAAGGGGTACACTAAAGTTCGGGGAGTGTTCttcttcccttgctgagtgacagaggggtaaaagGGTGATCGAGGTAATAGGAGGAATGGAAGGGAAAGTTGGGTTTAAGGAGGAATGATCAGGGtcgtatttggatggtaagggtacaggtgaggtattcaggagaggcagctgacacagactagactcCCAAGCTAGAAACAGAGGACACtagggggaaataggctgaacccttccaggcaggaaaggcacttttacagacacaagtaATAGGGCCAGTCATAAGttgtttgaatctgacttgagagctttcttgtcagtttctcaagtcctcaaaggaggaatcacaaggctccttcCTGTCAATGAAATTGAAGTGAtttcaggaggaagcattgggcaactacttcctcccaagatggatgcctccagtttccctcaggaaataaagagaattattccttccccttcacacttgcctaatttcttcaacacaaagattctctagagggttggattaggtaaccaagggtttttttttaatgtttcagggctggtctggaaggagagaggggattgagttttctgacagctgctagggagaaacacAAGATGGgagagggtctcaggaatgggttagacatagagagaacctgctctctcatcctgggaagatttggctgcttttaaggtagagggtatactaaagggatagtttgaattcaaggatgtcctacttgcctattggggaaaactaaacacaaagtcttttcactaagaacccaaaagccaccctgcctcccagagccccgaGAAAACAGgcaaggaaaacagggaaataatatggagaaggtcagggagaggtcctgATAAATTTGCTAGGTTTAAATTGTCCAAAGACAAGACACAGGCCAAtgcaaaccaaaagccaaaatagagctctggttgatccttacACTCTGTCCAAGcttcagggaccaactgaacactctcagaattctaagggcttctaactgccagaaattttcaattggccccctgcaagagcaaaaccctctcttgcaacttttgcattacaataatacacacatatacacataaatacttATGAATTTGATTGAGGAGAAgatatagaaacaaaattaatcaTGAGGAAGGGAATAGTATGTTTGCAACAGCATGATCTGAGGAAGAATTGTCTAGTGGGAAGCATGATGGATTTGaaatctaaagattttttttaatccattttatcCAATTTATCCAATCCACTTCATCCATATCCATTTTATTCAATGTTTTTTATccatttcattatctgaaaaatgagcacATAAAAACCAGATGCTTTGTAAAGACTCTTCAGTTTTTCTACTATGTTATCCTAGGTGCTGAAAAGGCAATAACAAAAATTACACAGTTTGATGTTTTCAAGGGGTTACATTCCACTTTGTTGATACATAGAATCATGGGATAatagatctggagctggaaggataGCAGAAACCACAGGtcctaatcctttcattttacaaatctgCACATTGAGTCTCTGGGAGGATAAGTGAGtttttgaaattttcaaaattagTGGTATCAAAAATAAGATATAAACCATGaccttctgattccagagccatgattaaaaatagatagatctagtatttagaaaaaaatacagtTATTTGGGTAGGGTCACTAATTATTGAGAATGAAAACACTAAGATCCTCCTTGAGTTGTACCATTTGGTCTGGACTGGTTTTACAAGTAGGGTGAAGAA
This genomic interval carries:
- the LOC123251489 gene encoding olfactory receptor 4B1-like gives rise to the protein MAITNNVTQLIFTGLFQDQEVQRVCFVVFLPMYVATMLGNGLIILTVNMSKSLSSPMYFFLSHLSLVEICYSSTVVPKFISGLLTENKTISLDGCITQIFFFHFFGVAEILLLTVMAYDRYVAICKPLHYMTIMSRPVCRVLVVSSWLGGMFHSVIQILITVQLPFCGPNVIDHYFCDLNPLFKLACTDTFVEGIIVFANSGVIASCFFLLLISSYVVILVHLRNQSAEGRRKALSTCASHITVVLLFFGPAIFLYLRPSSTFTEDKLVSVFYTVVTPMLNPIIYSLRNAEVKNAMKRLWGKK